A single window of Lytechinus variegatus isolate NC3 chromosome 8, Lvar_3.0, whole genome shotgun sequence DNA harbors:
- the LOC121419509 gene encoding uncharacterized protein LOC121419509 yields MDELVEEKVEFREDTDRQNPEGGEEEMEWEEKQDESDVKQGGLPREKVPDKGDVETTKECCKRLGADGGRLQLESFGIELEIPPGAIDSKEPQEISLHVLTDTPDLGDTKGEMSVCFGVQCLAPGDLVLRSPVTYTIPHCAVAKQYSGLEAVLYTGEGEYTSDAEVKERILLTRSGIPNCIIEEDVLRLQMDHFSWFNLGFINNFFFRGKQMCCLPFAEKPPPEERVPVILRVHLYDDIKGNEEMVIQKENRVGFAHIHPSTEVPINVTEDDVTMTCFIEDDCVGEAIVKYDTLWRGKDRMRSFNLDLTSQPERVVLNLQVGQEGQPLEKLLCLLKFASQSISSSKKTHYKDETPNQQTEETSKTTGRVVTNGEITKLSRLLPDGEYSEFCEELGFDYNYTQKIKTKHLQDSTAAFKEVLQEWKNRGGLMLDLDTALENSDLRGVICEYKK; encoded by the exons ATGG ATGAACTCGTTGAGGAAAAAGTTGAATTTCGTGAAGATACAGACAGGCAGAACCCTGAAGGTGGAGAAGAAGAAATGGAATGGGAAGAGAAACAAGATGAATCTGACGTCAAACAAGGAGGCCTGCCCCGCGAAAAAG taCCTGATAAAGGAGATGTCGAAACGACCAAGGAGTGCTGCAAGAGACTTGGAGCTGATGGTGGCAGACTGCAGCTAGAGTCCTTTGGGATTGAACTGGAGATACCTCCTGGTGCAATCGACAGCAAAGAGCCACAGGAAATCTCTCTTCATGTCCTGACCGATACTCCTGATCTTGGTGACACCAAAGGAGAGATGTCAGTCTGCTTTGGTGTACAGTGCTTAGCTCCTGGTGACTTGGTCCTGAGGTCACCGGTGACTTACACAATACCTCATTGCGCTGTTGCAAAACAGTACTCCGGTTTAGAGGCAGTCCTTTACACAGGAGAAGGAGAATATACATCGG ATGCTGAAGTCAAGGAACGAATCCTACTTACAAGGTCAGGAATACCAAACTGTATCATCGAAGAAGATGTTCTTAGATTGCAGATGGATCATTTCTCTTGGTTTAACTTGGGATTCATCAACAATTTTTTCTTCAGAGGGAAACAAATGTGTTGTTTGCCATTTGCCGAAAAGCCACCACCAGAGGAAAGGGTGCCCGTCATTTTGCGTGTACATCTCTATGATGACATCAAAGGGAACGAAGAG ATGGTAATACAAAAGGAAAATCGTGTAGGATTTGCCCACATTCACCCTTCTACAGAAGTCCCAATCAACGTGACAGaagatgacgtcacaatgactTGTTTCATTGAAGATGATTGTGTTGGAGAGGCG ATTGTCAAGTACGATACTTTATGGAGAGGTAAAGACAGGATGCGATCCTTCAATTTGGACCTGACCAGTCAACCTGAAAGAGTGGTACTGAACCTACAAGTCGGCCAGGAAGGGCAACCACTGGAAAAACTACTTTGTTTGTTAAAATTTGCATCCCAAAGCATATCCTCCAGCAAGAAAACTCATTACAAAG ATGAAACACCAAATCAACAAACAGAAGAAACATCAAA aaCAACCGGAAGAGTAGTTACGAATGGAGAGATCACCAAGTTATCTAGGCTTCTACCTGATGGAGAATACAGCGAGTTTTGCGAAGAGTTGGGCTTTGATTATAACTACACACAAAAGATAAAGACCAAACATTTACAGGACTCGACTGCTGCTTTCAAAGAAGTTTTGCAGGAATGGAAAAATAGAGGTGGATTAATGTTGGATCTTGATACAGCTCTAGAGAACTCAGACCTTAGAGGAGTCATATGTGaatataagaaatga